The genomic region CCGAAGAAATCAGCATGTCGACCAATCTGCGGTCGAGAGTCCTCAGGGATGCTTAGCACTTGACACATGGTGTCTCGCACGAGCTGCTCCTATTCCGTGAGCAATACAGTATCCAAGGACCGGGACGAAGCACGCTCCGACACAATAGCGGATTCCATCATTGCGCGCAATGCAGTATGGTCTCGTTTGCCAACAGCACTCAATGGAATTGAGGACAAGCTGACGAAGTAGCTCGGCATCATGAAGCTCGGTAGTGTCTGCGCCAAAGCATCCCGCATGTCCCGCAAGTTGAATGGCGTTCTTGGAGTTTTACTGTTCCCCAGCTCAGTGCAATGCACGCATGCACATAGGAACGGCTGTTCGCCGGGAGGTGTCAATAATTCCACAGCAACACCTGCGGCGGATACGTTCTCGATTGCATTTTCGATCTCTTGCAGATCTATGCGTAGTCCTCGAAGCTTGAACTGACGGCTGTCGTCTTTTCGGCGAACGAAGCTTACAGTCTGGCGTTGGTGGTCCGCGTACACCAGGTCTCTGGTGCAATAGATTCTTCGTTTGGACGCACTGTATTTGTTCAACTCATGAGCACGATCTTTTGGCAGCCATACAGGCTCTGTAACGAAGACTTCTGCAGTCCTGACGGGATCGCACAGATAGCCTGCGGCCAGCACAGGCCCCTCGAGGCACAGTTCGCCCACGGCTTCTGGTAGCGCGAGCTCCGATGGGTTGTGAACACTCCGGACCCAAGCCTTACAATTGATCGGCTTGCCAATCAGTCGTGGATATATCACGTCATTTCCACGTACTGGATGGTGAAAATTGGCTATGGCTGCCTCAGTGATGCCGTAGATGCAGTGAAGTGGAAGATCGGACTCGGGTCTGTTCCAGCGAATGCGACCCTGCAGTCCAACCGCTTTACCTCCCAGTCGCAGTCTTTGCAGCCCTGTAGACTTACATATCTTTTCGCAATCAAGGGCACGGGAGACAGAGGGAGTCGTGGCAGCATCCGTGACACGAGCGCTGCCAATAAAGCCTTCCAAGTCGAAATGGCGTTCATGCTCCGAAGGAATGCATACGGTACCGCCGTAGAGCAATGTCACAAGTATCTCATAGATGGCGACATCAAAAACGTAGTTCCCGATGTGGAGAAATCTTGATCGCTCCGGTAAGGGCGGAGATCGACCAAGAGCCACAAGTGCAGTACTCAGTGCTTCATGTTTGATAACAACTCCTTTAGGCTGTCCTGTCGAGCCTGATGTGAATATCACGTAGCTCGTACAAAACGCTGGATCGCAATCCTTGCGGCGAACACGGACGCAGTCTTGTATACGTTGCATCTCTTCCGTCTGGGAGGCGAAGGTGTTGTTCTCATGCGCCGGTCGCCGAAAGTCGACGTCCTCGACCAGTAGATGGTTGCACGGCAGCTCTTGCAGAATGGATTGATACTTCTCCTGCGACACAATCATCGATACATTGACCGTGCGAAGGATATTCTGGAGCCTAATGATTGGATGCTGAGGGTCGAGCGGTACGAAAAAGCATCCGGCTTTCAGTATCGCCAGTATCGTGATCAGTGCGTGCTTGGATCGATCCAGCATGAAAGCGACTCCCCACTCGTCCGCTGATGTCTGTTGCGCCGCAGCTAATTTGGTCGCCATTGCCGAAGATGAACATTCGAGTTCGTAATAGGTCATAGACCCGTCCCAACTGTGGATAGCTTCGTCTTGCGGCCGCAACATGGCTGATGAGCTGATCAACTCGTGTGCAAAAGCTGATACAGGCTCAGGCGCTTCGCCAATTCCGCCAGGGAGCGAAGATGGTCCATAGTTAGGTGCTCCAGACAGCGCCGACAAGCTGCGGAGTGGTGTTTCAGGCGAACACGCGAGGATGTTATGAAGCAACGTAGAGAAACCATTGAGCACAGTCTCAGCAGTAAGCTTGGTGATCAGCCTTGAATCGAATAGTACATGGATTCCAAGAAAGTCCTTGTTGGATTGTTCGAAAGGATGACAGGAGATGACGAGAGCGTGAGGAGTAAAACCTTCTTGACCCTCCAGATTTATCGGCTCGCTCACTAGTCTCCGATCTCTGGTGAAAATATGGTGGTTCTGGAGGTCAAAGTGCTCTTCTTCGTTGGCGTTGCCGTTCATCGTTCGAGTCTGGTAGACCACAAGAATCGTGGTGAACTGACAAGCTGCCTTGCATGCTGTGCTAAGCGAAGCGATCTCTGTGAGTCCCAGATGGGCATGGGCATGCTCCTCCACACTTTGCTGGTGAAGTCGAGCCAATAACGTTGACACATCCATAGTATCGAAGTCTAGGCGAGTGCGAGAGGGTATCACAGCGTTAGTTGGGCCTGCAACTTGCGTTGGGCTTGTGACAGCCTCACCACCCGCAGAGGGTACTGCGCTGTTGATCACGACGCCATAGACTATGTCATGACTCGCAAGGAAGTGAGCCACTAGCAAAGACCACGCTGCTCGTGCAAGGACGGACATGGTGGTACGTTTTTGTCGACTCAACGACGTCTCCATCACTCTATAGCAACTTGTATCCGCCAAAGGACGATGGGGTAATGTTGTAAACCGCATTCCTGGCGGAAATCTGCTCCAAGACTCTTCGTAGCCGTCGAGTTGTTTGGTCCACCATTCTGCGGCAGAGGGTACGTCGAATGATCTGGTCATGTGATGGATGAAAGCTCCGAACGAAGACAAGAAGCATGGAGCGCCAGTATCTGGTGCCCTCAGAAGGTCACTGATACGCTGCCAAAACGCACGAATCATCGGTCCGTCGTACGCGGCGTGATGTGCCACGAGTATGATCTCTTCCCAAGGGTCTGTGGGTGTGGCCAAGGCTGACTGTGTGAATGCCAGTTGCGCCAGTGGCCGCCCGTAGCCATGCCTTCGTCGGACCGTCTCGAGGAACTCGCTAGCAGAGTCAACTTTACACCAAGTTGGTTCGGTCTTGGAGACAACCACCAGAGGGGAAGCAGAAGATGGCACCTGTACTATCGCCGATCTCAGTGTCTCAAAAGTCAATAACGCCTCCCGAAAAGCGGCCTTCACGCGTTCTAGGGGATACTGACGAGGAAATCCGACGCGCTGAGCCATGATAAATGTACCTGGAGTAGTTGCAATCGCGGCCATGATTGCTGCTTGAAGAGGCGTACAAGGATAAACGTCGGCAATGGAGGTTTCTGCAAGATCGAAATGGTCGTGGATCTCCGTCAGGATCGAGTGGCGCGCATCTGGGTTGAGAGAACTGAAGCGACTTGGGGCAGTCAGTGTAGGACGAGGCGAGTCTATCGGGTGCAAGCATTCCGCCATGTCCATGAATGAAGGATGCATAAATATGTCCTCGTAACGCAATTGGTACCCATTCGATCGAGCCACAGACGCCAAGTGAATCGCTGCCACGGAGTGCCCCCCAAGATCGAAGAAGTGAGAGTCGTTATGGATTTCCTCTGGAGCTCTTGTTCGTGGGAGTACTGTTGCCCACCAATATTGAAGCATTCCTTCTTTGCCGGCCATAATCTCCTGAGCACGTCCATTTCCACGAGAGTTCGCGTTGCCGAGCGTCTTGTCTTGTACAGATACCAGGACTGAGCGAGCCCATCGTCTGTCACATTTGCCAGACGTAGTAAGCTGAATAGCACCAACGGCCACGAATGTCTTGGGTATCGCAAAGCTGGGTAGACTGCGCTCCAACGAGCGGAGTATCTTTTCCTTCATTCGCATTGACATACGACAGCACATCATCGGGTCCTGCTCAATTGTCTCGGTATCATGCCAAACCACAATGTGATCATGAACATGGCAGAGGTTGGCTGGACACAGATACATGGCGTGAAGTGCCTCGTCTTCTATCGCCTCCACCACAACCTGCTGGCTGCCGCCGAGATCGAGTCCTTCGGCACAAAGCACGTCGTATATGAGGCTTTCGATGGCCTGTAAGTCGATCCGTCTCCCATGGATCTTGATCTGCTTGTCGATTCTACCCAGAAACAATATTTTGCCATCGCTGTGGAACTGCATATAGTCACGGGTGCGGAAAGCGGATGTGTGGCTGTTGATCTTTTGGCTCAACGTTGACGGATTTGCCGTAAAATGGGTCCTGAAAGCCAAGGAAGCCCGTCTGAGATACTTCATTGGAAGGAAGATAACCTCGAGCGACTGCCGGACCTCCAACGTACAGTTCTGCCTGAGCACCAACAGGCGCCAATCGCTGGGTCAGCGGACTGACGAGCCATGTTTGCCATATTAGAAATGATATTGGAGAGCCGATGGAGTTTACAGGCGCGAGCGCCTCAGACGACGTGACCTGACGAGCGATGCAGTCGATACATGTCTCGGTCGAGCCGTACGCCACGAATGCTCGCAAATCTTTGCACAAAGCTGCCCATTGGCGAAGTATGTCAAGATCGTGGTCCCTTACAGGCTCGCCACCAATGACAAGGGACTTGAGCTGGATGCTTGTGGTGCTCGGCTGGGCAAAATGAAGCCGCAAGACGGTAGGTGTTATGTGAAGCGCGTTGACATGATGCACCTCGCAAAACTCGAGGAGATTGTTGGCGCGCTCAGCGTCGGAAGGAACCACGATGCAGCCGCCCGCACTCAGGGTGCCAAACACATCCTGAATGCTGTTGTCGAAAGTATACTCCGTATACTGTAGTCGGCGAGAGCATGCATCCAGGCCCCAACGTGTTGCCAAGGCGGCTATAGCTGCAGTCGCCGCTCCATGACTTACCATCATACCTTTGCTGTGCAACGAAGTCCCAGATGTGAACAAGACGTAAGCCAGATCTGATGGCAGTGTAGGCGCTATTGGAGCGTAAGAGCTTGAATGCGGCATCCGCCTGGCTCTGCAGCAATCGGCAATCGCATCTGCGTCGATCTGCATGATTTGAATCCCAGCCGACTGCTTGCACAGATCCAGGCCCTTGATCCGTGTGGCCTGAATTGGGGACGCAACAATCAAGCTGCATTCGGAATGCTCTATTAAGGCCTGTAGGCGACTGTTCGAATCCTTTGGGGCCAGGGGGAGCACGGCAGCGCCCGCCTTTACGATCGCCAACATTCCGATGATGGCCAAAGCCGAGTGCTCGAAACACAATGCTATGATGACGTGACCTCTCCTTACATGCCTGTGCGGAGTTAAACGCTTTTGCAGACAGACTGCGAGCGCATTCGTGGCATCCTGGAGCTCAGCATAGGTGTAATGAGCGCTGGACGAGACAATGGCAGGAGCTTGCGGCCGGACCACTGCCTGACGATCGAAGGGCTCGTGAAGTAAGCCAGCTTCTATCCCTTGCTGGGAGACGGCCGATTCCCCCACGGAACCACACGTCCACTTGAATAACTCATCAAGGTGCGTAGGCGCGGGACCCATGAGCTCGGTGAGGAGAAGATCCGGCTGCTTGGTGCATGATTGCCAGAGCCCGCTAAAAATGTAGTCGAATTGCTGCAATACATGATCGAGTAGCTAGCGCGAAATACAGACTGGATCGTAGTAGGCTTCGATGTGGCTGTTCGTCGCATGTTGATCGCTGAAGACTTGGAGGGCTAGTGGCAATAGATGAAACCCTGATTTCGTGACCGATTCGAGGAGATGAATACCCAGTTGTGTACTCGGATGCTCGATGGGCACTGATACAGACGCACGGTCCCTGCCGACAGTCGTGCTTCTGGGAGCTTGCACGGTGAGCACAGAGCTGAAGGCGCATGCGGATTTCGCGTGTGGGCTGATTTCCGAGATTCGTTGGAGACCAAGGTGTTCATGGGGCGCAAGACTGAGGAGCAGCCTTTGCACGTTCTTCAGAAATGTACCCGCTGTGATCTCGCCAATCCGGTCGAGACTAAGGCAGAACGGCACTGTCGTCATGGTCGGACCGAGCAACTCCTCGATGCGTGCTAGAGGTGAGTCTCGTCCCGTACGCGTGCTTCCAAAAGTAACGACCGAAGAACTAGAGTACAACGCTACTACCAGAGCCCACGTAGCGTGACAGATTGTGTCCATGGTAATTCCGGTGTTTCTAGCCGCCTTCCAGGCCTCGAGCGTTGGGGATGTGAGTGATCGACTGAGCTTTTGGGTTGTTCTGGGTCGATGAGCGCTCGGAACATCCGGGAAAACCAGACCTGTCCTGTTCGCAAGAGGATTGAGCTGATGTTTCCAGAATTCGATGACCGTTTCGTGAGGCTGTGCTCGAAGATGAGCGACGAAGTCAGCGAACCTGATTGAGGGGTAGGCAGGAATTGCAGCATCACCGGAATAAGCCTTCAAGACAGCGTCCCAGATGAGTCTGAGTGACCAACCATCGTAGACGGCGTGGTGCGCACTGAGAACGAGTCGATTTCTTTGTGGGCCTTGCAAGATGATAGTCACCCCAAACAGCGCAGTGCCATAACCAAAGTGAGTCTGTTCGAGCCGCCGCCCCAGGTCATCTATGCTCATGATGGAGACATCGTCCCATATTCGAACAGATTCTGGTCGTTGGCATATGACCAGGAGTGTGCCGTGAGCAGGCGCGTGAACGATACGACTCCTTAGTACCTCGTGTCTAGCAAGCACAGTTTGCCAAGCCATTCGCATTCTGTCACCATCAATATTGTCAGGTAGCGTATGCCACGCATGCATGCAGTAGGGTCGTGCCTCTTCATTCGTTTTCATCGAATGCATGGTCGCGGTCATGAGCGTTTCTTGCATTGGTGTACAGGGAAATGCGTCTTCTATGGCATCGGGCTGCAAGGCGCACGATTGTGCCAACTCAACCCGAATGCCGTTCTGAGTGGCTGCATCGAGCACTGACCCTGTTATGTTAGACAACGGCCGATCAGAGTTCACATTGCCAGAATCAATGCCCTGCAATTGCTCTGCCATGTCGTGGAGCACCGGGTGTTGGAACACGATCGACATGGTCAGTCGCATACACATCGTGCGTCGCACTTCGTTTATTAATGCAATGGCCGTAAGAGAACTTCCTCCTAGGTGGAAAAAGTTATCGCCCCCACCGACGAACTCGATCCCAAGCACGTGATGCCAAGCGTCAGCGAGCTGACGCTCCAATGGGCTGCTAGCTTCCTCATGTTGAGCGGTCGGTATCGTGAACAGTCCCAAGAGCTGTTGCTTGCCGAGCATCGATGCAGCGTGCTCTAAAGCTCTGCGATCCGTCTTGCCAGAAGTAGTGTAAGGGACACGCGAGATCGGTATGAAAAGTTGTGGAGTCGTTTGATACGACACATTCGACGTATGCGCTCGGATACACTCCACGACCTGGTGGTGCAACGGCGAAGCTGACGTGATAAGGTCCGCGATAGAATCTGTACCCGGCTTGTCCAAGTTCATACTCGAATCATGTCCACTGCACACAAAGGCGGCGAAAAGGTCGAACTTTTTGAGAAGACAAACAATAATGACCGACTTGCCAGCAAGTCCCTGTGGGAGAAGACTGCGCAACGTGTTCTCAACTTCGTATGGCTCAGTTCGAATACCATTGACCTTGATCTGGTCATCTTTTCTGCCAACGACAAAAATTTGGCCATCCGAACCGTATCGGACTAGATCGCCTGTCTTGTAGAGCCGTGGTACTCGGCCACAAGCTCGAGTAGTCATTTGGCTGTGCCAGGCTGGGCTGCTAATGAAAGACTGAGCAGTGAGTGTGGGCTGGGCGACATATCCAAGTGCAAGGCACGGTCCTTCTCAAAGAAGCTCCCCGGTAGACCCGATAGGTAAAAGGCTCTCGACATCGTCCTTATTGACAATCCAGGTTGTGGCTCGGAAGCCTTCACCGATGCATTGGTCCGAAATTTGTGGTGATATAGCCTCGTTCAGAATGCAGCAACCCAAAGCGCACTCGCTAGGTCCGAAGCCATTCATGAGGGTCGGGATGCGAGCTCCTTGCGATGAGCACTTGGTGTACGACTCGACGATGGATCTTGGTATGGGCTCACCCCCAAGAAGCACGGCGTCCATCATATAGAGAGCTTCCGAACGAAAAAGGCACAGGTACGATGGGGTGCAACTCATCCAATTTGCGCGACTCGTCTTGGCAAAGTCCAATAAGTCGTCGATGCTATATTTCTGAGTGTCAGATGGAACACACATACATGCCCCCTGGAAGAGGGTCATGAACATGTTCTCGATAGCCATATCGAAAGCTGGTGCGGCAAGAACCAGGACCCGTGACGAGCTATTGATTCGCATGCGCATTGCATGGACTTGATGGCCTGTTGTCACTGCATGCTGAGCAATCATGACGCCTTTGGGATGGCCAGTGGAGCCAGAGGTGTAAGTGATATAAACAGGCTCGTTTGAGGGTTGCGTGGCTGGTGACTGTGCCATATCGTGATCGTCACCAGAGAAGCTTTCCAGGAACTCCACTGAGATCTCGTGCGCGTGAACCTGGGGATTATTGTGAATCGGCTGTAGGCATGAGATCTGGGATCGTGTCTCGCTGGAGTAGAGCACATCGCATGGCGTGTTGTCATCAGCAATGCACCTCATGCGGGTCTTTGACCATGAGCTGTCGACCACGACGAAGCAGCCGCCCGCTCTACACACCGCAACCTGTGCGATGGCCAAAAGTTTTGAGGCTTGAAGCAAAGCAGTACCTTGAAGACTCTATCCTTGGAACCTTGACTTTGGAGATATTGCAGAAGGGCGTTGGACAAGTGCTCCAAGCGTTGGTATGTCAGAGAGCCGTCCCAAGCACAAACCGCCTCGCTGGCTGCGAAGTTGGACATAGACCGCTCCAGAAGTTGCGCAACAGTGAGAGGTTCTGGCTTGATCATCCTGGAATTCCAAGCACGAATCTGAGCGACATCTCGCGGACTCGGTAAGGCAAGACTGCCTGGTTGTTGGCCCAACCATCTAATCGCTTGACCCATGATCTATTCTACAGAGTGTGCAACACTCTCTGCATGGCTCTTGTCGATGTAGCGCGGATCATACTCCAGCCCTACCGAAGTTATTGTGCCCGTAGCCACGACGAGCGACAAGTCGAACTATGATAGTCAGCTTCAAACACGCTCTTGACAGATCAATAGCTGAGATCGACTTACCTCGTTGTCGGTTGAACTGTCCAGAGGTTCGAAATGCAAGAACGAGGCAAGCTCCAACGATGGAGTGACTGAGACAAACGTATTGAACAGCTTTCCCCGGGCTGGTTGCGGCATGGCTGTCTGGATCTGTGCCAAAGACAAACCCTGGTGCATGACGTTTGTACGGTGAGTATCCCTTATGAACTCCATGAGCGATAAGAAATCTCCTTGGGCGATGCTGCGTAG from Fulvia fulva chromosome 2, complete sequence harbors:
- a CDS encoding Apicidin F synthase, producing the protein MTTRACGRVPRLYKTGDLVRYGSDGQIFVVGRKDDQIKVNGIRTEPYEVENTLRSLLPQGLAGKSVIIVCLLKKFDLFAAFVCSGHDSSMNLDKPGTDSIADLITSASPLHHQVVECIRAHTSNVSYQTTPQLFIPISRVPYTTSGKTDRRALEHAASMLGKQQLLGLFTIPTAQHEEASSPLERQLADAWHHVLGIEFVGGGDNFFHLGGSSLTAIALINEVRRTMCMRLTMSIVFQHPVLHDMAEQLQGIDSGNVNSDRPLSNITGSVLDAATQNGIRVELAQSCALQPDAIEDAFPCTPMQETLMTATMHSMKTNEEARPYCMHAWHTLPDNIDGDRMRMAWQTVLARHEVLRSRIVHAPAHGTLLVICQRPESVRIWDDVSIMSIDDLGRRLEQTHFGYGTALFGVTIILQGPQRNRLVLSAHHAVYDGWSLRLIWDAVLKAYSGDAAIPAYPSIRFADFVAHLRAQPHETVIEFWKHQLNPLANRTGLVFPDVPSAHRPRTTQKLSRSLTSPTLEAWKAARNTGITMDTICHATWALVVALYSSSSVVTFGSTRTGRDSPLARIEELLGPTMTTVPFCLSLDRIGEITAGTFLKNVQRLLLSLAPHEHLGLQRISEISPHAKSACAFSSVLTVQAPRSTTVGRDRASVSVPIEHPSTQLGIHLLESVTKSGFHLLPLALQVFSDQHATNSHIEAYYDPVCISR
- a CDS encoding HC-toxin synthetase; amino-acid sequence: MLAIVKAGAAVLPLAPKDSNSRLQALIEHSECSLIVASPIQATRIKGLDLCKQSAGIQIMQIDADAIADCCRARRMPHSSSYAPIAPTLPSDLAYVLFTSGTSLHSKGMMYTEYTFDNSIQDVFGTLSAGGCIVVPSDAERANNLLEFCEVHHVNALHITPTVLRLHFAQPSTTSIQLKSLVIGGEPVRDHDLDILRQWAALCKDLRAFVAYGSTETCIDCIARQVTSSEALAPVNSIGSPISFLIWQTWLVSPLTQRLAPVGAQAELYVGGPAVARGYLPSNEVSQTGFLGFQDPFYGKSVNVEPKDQQPHIRFPHP
- a CDS encoding HC-toxin synthetase, whose product is MSVLARAAWSLLVAHFLASHDIVYGVVINSAVPSAGGEAVTSPTQVAGPTNAVIPSRTRLDFDTMDVSTLLARLHQQSVEEHAHAHLGLTEIASLSTACKAACQFTTILVVYQTRTMNGNANEEEHFDLQNHHIFTRDRRLVSEPINLEGQEGFTPHALVISCHPFEQSNKDFLGIHVLFDSRLITKLTAETVLNGFSTLLHNILACSPETPLRSLSALSGAPNYGPSSLPGGIGEAPEPVSAFAHELISSSAMLRPQDEAIHSWDGSMTYYELECSSSAMATKLAAAQQTSADEWGVAFMLDRSKHALITILAILKAGCFFVPLDPQHPIIRLQNILRTVNVSMIVSQEKYQSILQELPCNHLLVEDVDFRRPAHENNTFASQTEEMQRIQDCVRVRRKDCDPAFCTSYVIFTSGSTGQPKGVVIKHEALSTALVALGRSPPLPERSRFLHIGNYVFDVAIYEILVTLLYGGTVCIPSEHERHFDLEGFIGSARVTDAATTPSVSRALDCEKICKSTGLQRLRLGGKAVGLQGRIRWNRPESDLPLHCIYGITEAAIANFHHPVRGNDVIYPRLIGKPINCKAWVRSVHNPSELALPEAVGELCLEGPVLAAGYLCDPVRTAEVFVTEPVWLPKDRAHELNKYSASKRRIYCTRDLVYADHQRQTVSFVRRKDDSRQFKLRGLRIDLQEIENAIENVSAAGVAVELLTPPGEQPFLCACVHCTELGNSKTPRTPFNLRDMRDALAQTLPSFMMPSYFVSLSSIPLSAVGKRDHTALRAMMESAIVSERASSRSLDTVLLTE
- a CDS encoding Nonribosomal peptide synthetase; its protein translation is MAQSPATQPSNEPVYITYTSGSTGHPKGVMIAQHAVTTGHQVHAMRMRINSSSRVLVLAAPAFDMAIENMFMTLFQGACMCVPSDTQKYSIDDLLDFAKTSRANWMSCTPSYLCLFRSEALYMMDAVLLGGEPIPRSIVESYTKCSSQGARIPTLMNGFGPSECALGCCILNEAISPQISDQCIGEGFRATTWIVNKDDVESLLPIGSTGELL